In the Solibacillus sp. FSL K6-1523 genome, one interval contains:
- a CDS encoding nucleoid-associated protein, with amino-acid sequence MTTEVETDLSIQMKRMAVAVINMEQNRFMAAQNTMDLTTLEQDVYSQFFEQYIDATLNSPKSVACKFLDSDNDILTKMNRYIEYPDDTHFLSLTNDISNKLFQIMQNVSSSNGSVFVAHVELIGEQYLLFLKIDPQDAVQIDLETRDLKTIENILPDAFSRVQKCALIRMDYDPLEENLYVLDKQSDGEPAKFFMETFLQATPVATDKKKTKMLMTELYETIQPTLAEDKAPLLQQVIDEEFENGKYIELEASVHNIYEAIAPAEERESFVSQNSKMFINEFTERNPSFTPNFEAKRDDLQVVYKSENNEIVFKYDKNLNDIDIQHDQISGTYTITIKNSDDLQFALRKK; translated from the coding sequence ATGACGACTGAAGTAGAAACAGATCTTTCCATCCAAATGAAGCGCATGGCCGTTGCGGTTATTAATATGGAGCAAAATCGCTTTATGGCCGCGCAAAACACGATGGATTTAACAACACTTGAACAGGACGTGTATTCACAGTTTTTCGAACAATATATTGATGCAACATTAAATAGTCCAAAATCCGTTGCATGCAAGTTTTTAGATTCGGATAATGATATTTTAACGAAGATGAACCGTTATATCGAATATCCAGATGACACGCATTTCTTATCGTTAACAAATGATATATCAAATAAACTATTCCAAATCATGCAAAATGTTTCGAGCAGTAATGGCTCTGTTTTTGTTGCCCATGTGGAATTAATCGGCGAGCAGTACTTGCTTTTCCTAAAAATTGACCCACAAGATGCGGTGCAAATTGATTTAGAAACACGCGATTTAAAAACGATAGAGAATATTTTACCAGATGCCTTTAGCCGCGTTCAAAAGTGCGCACTGATTCGCATGGATTATGACCCGCTGGAAGAAAACTTATATGTGCTCGACAAGCAATCGGACGGAGAACCAGCGAAGTTTTTCATGGAAACTTTTTTACAGGCGACTCCAGTTGCAACGGATAAAAAGAAAACGAAAATGTTAATGACCGAGCTGTATGAAACGATCCAGCCGACATTGGCAGAAGACAAGGCCCCTCTTTTACAGCAAGTCATTGATGAAGAATTTGAAAATGGCAAATACATTGAGCTTGAAGCATCTGTGCATAATATTTATGAAGCAATCGCCCCTGCAGAAGAACGAGAAAGCTTTGTTTCGCAAAACTCGAAAATGTTCATTAACGAATTTACAGAACGAAATCCAAGTTTCACACCTAATTTTGAAGCGAAACGGGATGACTTACAAGTAGTGTATAAATCCGAAAATAACGAAATTGTTTTTAAGTATGA